In Gemmata obscuriglobus, a single genomic region encodes these proteins:
- a CDS encoding protoporphyrinogen/coproporphyrinogen oxidase, whose protein sequence is MNDPDVLIVGAGLAGLACGRELARRGVPFRILDAADGVGGRVRTDLVDGFRLDRGFQIYLTAYAEGRRVLDLPALDLKPFARGALVRFGGRFHRVADPRSEPLAAVASLFNAVGSPLDKAKLLKLYRDVRREAPDAPNPDRTTTEQLRAAGLGPKLVERLFRPFLGGVFLERELTTSARFFRFVFGAFAAGPGAVPALGMQAIPEQLAAGLPAGSVRLNAPVEAVADGAVSLAGGERLSARAVVVATDGTAAARLLGAAVPDPAWNGTVTLYYAADAAPLTEPILALDGEGRGPVNNVVVMSAAAPAYAPPGKALVAASVVGVPADGDGELDRRAREQLAEWFGPAVAGWKLLRAYRIPHALPAQPAGTLDPWQRPVRLRSGLYVCGDHRDTASIDGALTSGRRAAEAVAEDLARTS, encoded by the coding sequence ATGAATGACCCTGACGTGCTGATCGTGGGCGCCGGGCTGGCGGGTCTGGCGTGCGGGCGGGAGCTGGCGCGGCGCGGGGTGCCGTTCCGCATCCTCGACGCCGCCGACGGGGTCGGGGGCCGGGTCCGCACGGACCTCGTGGACGGGTTCCGGCTCGACCGCGGGTTCCAGATCTACCTGACCGCGTACGCCGAGGGGCGGCGGGTGCTGGACCTCCCGGCGCTCGATTTGAAGCCCTTCGCCCGTGGGGCGCTGGTACGGTTCGGCGGCCGGTTCCACCGGGTCGCGGACCCGCGGAGCGAGCCGCTCGCCGCCGTCGCGTCGCTGTTCAACGCGGTCGGCTCTCCGCTCGACAAAGCGAAGCTCCTGAAGCTCTACCGTGACGTTCGGCGCGAGGCCCCGGACGCGCCGAACCCCGACCGCACGACAACCGAGCAGCTCCGCGCGGCCGGGCTCGGCCCGAAGCTCGTGGAGCGACTGTTCCGACCGTTCCTGGGCGGGGTGTTCCTCGAACGCGAACTCACCACGTCCGCGCGGTTCTTCCGGTTCGTGTTCGGGGCGTTCGCGGCTGGCCCCGGGGCGGTCCCCGCCCTCGGGATGCAAGCGATCCCGGAACAGCTCGCGGCGGGGCTGCCCGCCGGCTCGGTGCGGCTGAACGCGCCCGTCGAGGCCGTGGCCGACGGCGCGGTGTCGCTGGCGGGCGGTGAGCGCCTGAGCGCGCGGGCCGTTGTCGTGGCGACCGACGGCACGGCCGCCGCGCGACTGCTCGGCGCCGCGGTGCCCGATCCGGCCTGGAACGGCACCGTAACGCTGTACTACGCCGCCGACGCCGCACCCCTTACCGAGCCCATCCTGGCGCTCGACGGAGAGGGCCGCGGCCCGGTGAACAACGTGGTCGTGATGTCGGCGGCGGCGCCCGCTTACGCCCCGCCGGGCAAGGCGCTGGTCGCGGCGTCGGTCGTGGGTGTTCCCGCCGATGGAGATGGGGAACTCGACCGGCGGGCGCGGGAGCAACTGGCGGAGTGGTTCGGCCCCGCGGTCGCCGGCTGGAAGCTGTTGCGCGCGTACCGGATTCCGCACGCGCTACCGGCCCAACCCGCCGGCACGCTCGACCCGTGGCAGCGCCCGGTGCGGCTGCGGAGCGGGCTGTACGTGTGCGGCGACCACCGCGACACCGCCAGCATCGACGGCGCGTTGACCAGCGGCCGGCGCGCCGCCGAAGCGGTGGCGGAAGACTTGGCCCGAACTAGCTGA
- a CDS encoding HAD family hydrolase — protein sequence MARIPSGVRAVFFDAVGTLIFPEPSAPAVYAAVARWHGLDLPASEVRERFLTAYRQEEAADADRSWATSEARERDRWRTIVTSTLAGVSDPGACFAHLFEHYARPGAWRVPAAAAGVVAALSARGFVLGMGSNYDARLLTVLDGLPELAPLRDRVVVSAAVGWRKPAREFFAEVSRIAGCAPAEVLFVGDDLRNDYEGATAAGMHALLLDPDARHTHVLHRAAGLAELIS from the coding sequence GTGGCACGAATCCCGTCCGGCGTGCGGGCCGTGTTCTTCGACGCGGTCGGCACGCTCATTTTCCCCGAGCCGTCGGCCCCGGCGGTTTACGCCGCGGTCGCACGCTGGCACGGCCTGGACCTCCCCGCGTCCGAAGTGCGCGAGCGGTTCCTCACCGCCTATCGGCAAGAAGAGGCGGCCGATGCCGACCGGAGTTGGGCCACGAGCGAGGCCCGCGAGCGCGACCGCTGGCGCACAATCGTGACGAGCACGCTCGCCGGCGTGTCCGACCCCGGGGCGTGCTTCGCTCACCTCTTTGAGCACTACGCGCGGCCCGGCGCCTGGCGCGTTCCCGCCGCCGCCGCGGGGGTGGTCGCGGCGCTGTCGGCGCGAGGGTTCGTCCTGGGTATGGGTTCCAACTACGACGCCCGGCTGCTCACAGTACTCGACGGGCTCCCGGAACTGGCCCCGCTCCGTGACCGCGTCGTCGTAAGTGCCGCAGTGGGCTGGCGGAAGCCCGCACGCGAGTTCTTTGCGGAAGTGAGCCGCATCGCGGGCTGCGCGCCCGCGGAAGTGCTGTTCGTCGGGGACGACCTGCGAAACGATTACGAGGGCGCGACCGCGGCCGGAATGCACGCCCTCCTCCTCGATCCGGACGCGCGGCACACACACGTTCTCCACCGCGCGGCCGGCCTCGCGGAACTGATCAGCTAG